A region of Homo sapiens chromosome X, GRCh38.p14 Primary Assembly DNA encodes the following proteins:
- the IRS4 gene encoding insulin receptor substrate 4 isoform 1 (isoform 1 is encoded by transcript variant 1), with amino-acid sequence MASCSFTRDQATRRLRGAAAAAAAALAAVVTTPLLSSGTPTALIGTGSSCPGAMWLSTATGSRSDSESEEEDLPVGEEVCKRGYLRKQKHGHRRYFVLKLETADAPARLEYYENARKFRHSVRAAAAAAAAAASGAAIPPLIPPRRVITLYQCFSVSQRADARYRHLIALFTQDEYFAMVAENESEQESWYLLLSRLILESKRRRCGTLGAQPDGEPAALAAAAAAEPPFYKDVWQVIVKPRGLGHRKELSGVFRLCLTDEEVVFVRLNTEVASVVVQLLSIRRCGHSEQYFFLEVGRSTVIGPGELWMQVDDCVVAQNMHELFLEKMRALCADEYRARCRSYSISIGAHLLTLLSARRHLGLVPLEPGGWLRRSRFEQFCHLRAIGDGEDEMLFTRRFVTPSEPVAHSRRGRLHLPRGRRSRRAVSVPASFFRRLAPSPARPRHPAEAPNNGARLSSEVSGSGSGNFGEEGNPQGKEDQEGSGGDYMPMNNWGSGNGRGSGGGQGSNGQGSSSHSSGGNQCSGEGQGSRGGQGSNGQGSGGNQCSRDGQGTAGGHGSGGGQRPGGGHGSGGGQGPGDGHGSGGGKNSGGGKGSGSGKGSDGDGERGKSLKKRSYFGKLTQSKQQQMPPPPPPPPPPPPAGGTGGKGKSGGRFRLYFCVDRGATKECKEAKEVKDAEIPEGAARGPHRARAFDEDEDDPYVPMRPGVATPLVSSSDYMPMAPQNVSASKKRHSRSPFEDSRGYMMMFPRVSPPPAPSPPKAPDTNKEDDSKDNDSESDYMFMAPGAGAIPKNPRNPQGGSSSKSWSSYFSLPNPFRSSPLGQNDNSEYVPMLPGKFLGRGLDKEVSYNWDPKDAASKPSGEGSFSKPGDGGSPSKPSDHEPPKNKAKRPNRLSFITKGYKIKPKPQKPTHEQREADSSSDYVNMDFTKRESNTPAPSTQGLPDSWGIIAEPRQSAFSNYVNVEFGVPFPNPANDLSDLLRAIPRANPLSLDSARWPLPPLPLSATGSNAIEEEGDYIEVIFNSAMTPAMALADSAIRYDAETGRIYVVDPFSECCMDISLSPSRCSEPPPVARLLQEEEQERRRPQSRSQSFFAAARAAVSAFPTDSLERDLSPSSAPAVASAAEPTLALSQVVAAASALAAAPGIGAAAAAAGFDSASARWFQPVANAADAEAVRGAQDVAGGSNPGAHNPSANLARGDNQAGGAAAAAAAPEPPPRSRRVPRPPEREDSDNDDDTHVRMDFARRDNQFDSPKRGR; translated from the coding sequence ATGGCGAGTTGCTCCTTCACTCGCGACCAAGCGACAAGAAGACTAAGAGGTGCAGCAGCGGCGGCAGCGGCAGCTCTAGCAGCAGTGGTGACCACCCCGCTTCTTTCCTCGGGAACCCCGACCGCACTCATTGGGACCGGGTCGTCTTGTCCGGGAGCCATGTGGCTCTCCACGGCCACTGGCTCCCGGTCAGACTCCGAGTCCGAAGAGGAGGACCTGCCCGTCGGGGAGGAAGTCTGCAAACGCGGCTACCTGCGGAAACAGAAGCATGGGCACAGGCGCTACTTCGTGCTCAAACTCGAGACTGCTGACGCCCCAGCTCGGCTGGAATACTACGAAAATGCCAGGAAGTTCCGGCACAGTGTCCGCGCCGCGGCGGCTGCAGCAGCGGCGGCCGCCTCTGGCGCCGCGATCCCCCCGCTCATTCCACCGCGGCGCGTGATCACCCTATACCAGTGCTTTTCCGTGAGCCAGCGAGCAGATGCAAGGTACCGACACCTCATTGCTCTTTTCACCCAAGACGAATACTTCGCGATGGTGGCCGAGAACGAGTCGGAGCAGGAAAGCTGGTACTTGCTGCTCAGCCGCCTCATCCTCGAGAGCAAGCGCCGCCGCTGCGGCACGCTCGGCGCGCAGCCGGACGGAGAGCCGGCCGCGctggcggcggcagcggcggcggagCCACCCTTCTATAAAGATGTGTGGCAGGTAATAGTCAAACCCAGGGGGCTGGGGCACAGAAAAGAGCTGAGCGGCGTGTTCCGGCTGTGTCTAACCGACGAGGAGGTCGTGTTTGTGAGGCTGAACACCGAAGTGGCCAGCGTGGTCGTCCAGCTCCTGAGCATCCGTCGCTGTGGACACTCGGAGCAGTATTTCTTCTTGGAAGTAGGCAGGTCCACTGTCATCGGTCCGGGAGAGCTCTGGATGCAGGTCGATGACTGTGTGGTTGCCCAAAACATGCATGAGCTGTTTTTGGAGAAGATGAGAGCCTTGTGTGCAGACGAATACAGAGCCCGCTGCCGCAGCTACAGCATCAGCATCGGCGCCCACCTGTTAACCCTGCTGTCCGCTAGGAGGCACCTGGGCTTGGTGCCGCTCGAGCCGGGAGGCTGGCTCAGAAGGTCCCGCTTTGAGCAGTTTTGCCACCTCAGGGCCATCGGCGACGGGGAAGACGAGATGCTTTTCACCAGGCGCTTCGTAACACCCAGCGAGCCTGTGGCCCACTCCAGGCGAGGAAGACTGCACCTGCCCAGAGGGCGCAGGTCAAGGAGAGCGGTTTCAGTGCCGGCCAGCTTTTTTCGCCGCTTAGCACCCAGCCCAGCACGTCCCCGGCACCCTGCAGAAGCCCCGAACAATGGAGCTCGCCTGTCTTCTGAAGTGTCTGGTTCTGGCTCTGGCAACTTTGGGGAGGAAGGCAATCCCCAGGGCAAAGAAGATCAGGAAGGAAGCGGAGGTGACTACATGCCTATGAACAATTGGGGCTCAGGAAATGGCCGGGGCTCAGGAGGTGGCCAGGGCTCAAATGGCCAAGGCTCCAGTAGCCATAGCTCGGGAGGAAACCAGTGTTCAGGCGAGGGACAGGGATCCCGAGGTGGTCAGGGCTCAAATGGCCAGGGCTCAGGAGGAAACCAGTGCTCTAGAGATGGCCAGGGCACCGCAGGTGGGCACGGTTCAGGTGGTGGCCAGAGACCTGGAGGTGGGCATGGCTCAGGTGGTGGCCAGGGACCTGGAGATGGCCATGGCTCAGGTGGTGGCAAGAACTCTGGGGGGGGCAAAGGCTCAGGAAGTGGGAAAGGATCCGATGGTGATGGTGAACGTGGAAAATCTCTGAAGAAAAGATCCTATTTTGGCAAATTAACTCAAAGCAAGCAACAGCAAatgccaccacctccaccacctcctcctccacccccaccagcTGGAGGAACTGGTGGAAAAGGGAAGTCTGGGGGAAGATTCAGACTTTATTTTTGTGTTGACAGAGGAGCCACGAAAGAATGCAAAGaagccaaagaagtgaaagatgcAGAGATCCCAGAAGGTGCAGCTCGAGGTCCCCACAGAGCCAGAGCTTTTGATGAAGATGAGGATGACCCATACGTGCCAATGAGGCCAGGGGTGGCCACCCCTCTTGTAAGCTCCAGTGATTATATGCCAATGGCTCCTCAAAATGTCTCTGCTTCAAAAAAGCGCCACTCTCGATCCCCTTTTGAAGATTCAAGAGGGTACATGATGATGTTTCCCAGAGTGAGCCCACCACCTGCTCCGAGTCCTCCAAAAGCACCTGATACTAATAAAGAGGATGACTCAAAGGACAATGACAGTGAGAGTGACTACATGTTTATGGCTCCTGGAGCCGGTGCAATTCCAAAAAACCCCAGAAATCCTCAGGGTGGCTCTTCCTCCAAAAGTTGGAGCTCCTACTTCTCTCTACCAAACCCTTTTCGGAGCTCACCTTTGGGACAGAATGACAACAGTGAGTATGTGCCAATGTTACCTGGAAAGTTCCTGGGGAGGGGCCTAGACAAAGAAGTCTCCTATAACTGGGACCCCAAAGATGCAGCTTCAAAGCCTTCAGGTGAGGGATCATTCTCAAAGCCTGGAGATGGGGGATCACCTTCAAAGCCTTCAGATCATGAGCCCCCAAAGAATAAAGCTAAGAGACCTAACCGACTTTCTTTTATTAcaaaaggatataaaatcaaGCCAAAACCACAAAAGCCCACACATGAGCAGAGAGAAGCTGACAGCTCTAGTGACTACGTCAACATGGACTTCACTAAAAGAGAGAGCAATACACCAGCTCCCTCTACTCAAGGACTACCAGATTCGTGGGGCATAATTGCTGAACCCAGACAGTCAGccttttctaattatgtgaatgTTGAGTTTGGAGTGCCATTTCCAAATCCAGCAAACGACCTCTCAGATCTTTTAAGAGCTATACCACGTGCCAACCCCTTATCTCTGGACAGTGCTAGGTGGCcacttcctccccttcccctcagtGCTACAGGTAGCAATGCTATTGAGGAAGAGGGTGACTACATTGAAGTAATTTTCAACTCAGCAATGACACCAGCCATGGCTCTTGCTGACAGTGCCATTCGCTATGATGCTGAAACAGGTCGAATCTATGTGGTCGACCCATTTTCTGAGTGCTGTATGGATATTTCTCTCTCCCCCAGCCGATGTTCTGAACCACCACCTGTAGCTAGGCTGCTGCAGGAAGAAGAGCAGGAGAGAAGACGCCCACAAAGCCGTTCTCAAAGTTTCTTTGCAGCAGCCAGAGCCGCTGTCTCTGCTTTTCCAACAGACAGCCTCGAGAGAGACCTTTCCCCATCCTCAGCCCCGGCTGTCGCTTCGGCTGCAGAGCCGACTTTAGCCCTCAGCCAAGTTGTAGCTGCGGCCTCCGCGCTCGCCGCAGCCCCGGGCATCGGCGCAGCAGCCGCAGCTGCTGGATTTGACTCCGCCTCTGCCCGCTGGTTTCAACCTGTTGCTAATGCTGCTGATGCCGAAGCAGTAAGGGGAGCCCAAGACGTTGCCGGTGGCTCGAACCCTGGAGCCCACAACCCATCTGCAAACCTTGCCAGAGGTGATAACCAGGCTGGCGGGGCTGCCGCTGCAGCTGCCGCTCCGGAACCACCACCTCGCAGTCGCCGGGTGCCAAGACCCCCGGAGAGAGAAGATTCTGACAACGACGACGACACTCACGTGAGAATGGATTTTGCCAGACGTGATAATCAGTTCGACTCTCCCAAAAGAGGTCGGtaa
- the IRS4 gene encoding insulin receptor substrate 4 isoform X2 codes for MASCSFTRDQATRRLRGAAAAAAAALAAVVTTPLLSSGTPTALIGTGSSCPGAMWLSTATGSRSDSESEEEDLPVGEEVCKRGYLRKQKHGHRRYFVLKLETADAPARLEYYENARKFRHSVRAAAAAAAAAASGAAIPPLIPPRRVITLYQCFSVSQRADARYRHLIALFTQDEYFAMVAENESEQESWYLLLSRLILESKRRRCGTLGAQPDGEPAALAAAAAAEPPFYKDVWQVIVKPRGLGHRKELSGVFRLCLTDEEVVFVRLNTEVASVVVQLLSIRRCGHSEQYFFLEVGRSTVIGPGELWMQVDDCVVAQNMHELFLEKMRALCADEYRARCRSYSISIGAHLLTLLSARRHLGLVPLEPGGWLRRSRFEQFCHLRAIGDGEDEMLFTRRFVTPSEPVAHSRRGRLHLPRGRRSRRAVSVPASFFRRLAPSPARPRHPAEAPNNGARLSSEVSGSGSGNFGEEGNPQGKEDQEGSGGDYMPMNNWGSGNGRGSGGGQGSNGQGSSSHSSGGNQCSGEGQGSRGGQGSNGQGSGGNQCSRDGQGTAGGHGSGGGQRPGGGHGSGGGQGPGDGHGSGGGKNSGGGKGSGSGKGSDGDGERGKSLKKRSYFGKLTQSKQQQMPPPPPPPPPPPPAGGTGGKGKSGGRFRLYFCVDRGATKECKEAKEVKDAEIPEGAARGPHRARAFDEDEDDPYVPMRPGVATPLVSSSDYMPMAPQNVSASKKRHSRSPFEDSRGYMMMFPRVSPPPAPSPPKAPDTNKEDDSKDNDSESDYMFMAPGAGAIPKNPRNPQGGSSSKSWSSYFSLPNPFRSSPLGQNDNSEYVPMLPGKFLGRGLDKEVSYNWDPKDAASKPSGEGSFSKPGDGGSPSKPSDHEPPKNKAKRPNRLSFITKGYKIKPKPQKPTHEQREADSSSDYVNMDFTKRESNTPAPSTQGLPDSWGIIAEPRQSAFSNYVNVEFGVPFPNPANDLSDLLRAIPRANPLSLDSARWPLPPLPLSATGSNAIEEEGDYIEVIFNSAMTPAMALADSAIRYDAETGRIYVVDPFSECCMDISLSPSRCSEPPPVARLLQEEEQERRRPQSRSQSFFAAARAAVSAFPTDSLERDLSPSSAPAVASAAEPTLALSQVVAAASALAAAPGIGAAAAAAGFDSASARWFQPVANAADAEAVRGAQDVAGGSNPGAHNPSANLARGDNQAGGAAAAAAAPEPPPRSRRVPRPPEREDSDNDDDTHVRMDFARRDNQFDSPKRG; via the exons ATGGCGAGTTGCTCCTTCACTCGCGACCAAGCGACAAGAAGACTAAGAGGTGCAGCAGCGGCGGCAGCGGCAGCTCTAGCAGCAGTGGTGACCACCCCGCTTCTTTCCTCGGGAACCCCGACCGCACTCATTGGGACCGGGTCGTCTTGTCCGGGAGCCATGTGGCTCTCCACGGCCACTGGCTCCCGGTCAGACTCCGAGTCCGAAGAGGAGGACCTGCCCGTCGGGGAGGAAGTCTGCAAACGCGGCTACCTGCGGAAACAGAAGCATGGGCACAGGCGCTACTTCGTGCTCAAACTCGAGACTGCTGACGCCCCAGCTCGGCTGGAATACTACGAAAATGCCAGGAAGTTCCGGCACAGTGTCCGCGCCGCGGCGGCTGCAGCAGCGGCGGCCGCCTCTGGCGCCGCGATCCCCCCGCTCATTCCACCGCGGCGCGTGATCACCCTATACCAGTGCTTTTCCGTGAGCCAGCGAGCAGATGCAAGGTACCGACACCTCATTGCTCTTTTCACCCAAGACGAATACTTCGCGATGGTGGCCGAGAACGAGTCGGAGCAGGAAAGCTGGTACTTGCTGCTCAGCCGCCTCATCCTCGAGAGCAAGCGCCGCCGCTGCGGCACGCTCGGCGCGCAGCCGGACGGAGAGCCGGCCGCGctggcggcggcagcggcggcggagCCACCCTTCTATAAAGATGTGTGGCAGGTAATAGTCAAACCCAGGGGGCTGGGGCACAGAAAAGAGCTGAGCGGCGTGTTCCGGCTGTGTCTAACCGACGAGGAGGTCGTGTTTGTGAGGCTGAACACCGAAGTGGCCAGCGTGGTCGTCCAGCTCCTGAGCATCCGTCGCTGTGGACACTCGGAGCAGTATTTCTTCTTGGAAGTAGGCAGGTCCACTGTCATCGGTCCGGGAGAGCTCTGGATGCAGGTCGATGACTGTGTGGTTGCCCAAAACATGCATGAGCTGTTTTTGGAGAAGATGAGAGCCTTGTGTGCAGACGAATACAGAGCCCGCTGCCGCAGCTACAGCATCAGCATCGGCGCCCACCTGTTAACCCTGCTGTCCGCTAGGAGGCACCTGGGCTTGGTGCCGCTCGAGCCGGGAGGCTGGCTCAGAAGGTCCCGCTTTGAGCAGTTTTGCCACCTCAGGGCCATCGGCGACGGGGAAGACGAGATGCTTTTCACCAGGCGCTTCGTAACACCCAGCGAGCCTGTGGCCCACTCCAGGCGAGGAAGACTGCACCTGCCCAGAGGGCGCAGGTCAAGGAGAGCGGTTTCAGTGCCGGCCAGCTTTTTTCGCCGCTTAGCACCCAGCCCAGCACGTCCCCGGCACCCTGCAGAAGCCCCGAACAATGGAGCTCGCCTGTCTTCTGAAGTGTCTGGTTCTGGCTCTGGCAACTTTGGGGAGGAAGGCAATCCCCAGGGCAAAGAAGATCAGGAAGGAAGCGGAGGTGACTACATGCCTATGAACAATTGGGGCTCAGGAAATGGCCGGGGCTCAGGAGGTGGCCAGGGCTCAAATGGCCAAGGCTCCAGTAGCCATAGCTCGGGAGGAAACCAGTGTTCAGGCGAGGGACAGGGATCCCGAGGTGGTCAGGGCTCAAATGGCCAGGGCTCAGGAGGAAACCAGTGCTCTAGAGATGGCCAGGGCACCGCAGGTGGGCACGGTTCAGGTGGTGGCCAGAGACCTGGAGGTGGGCATGGCTCAGGTGGTGGCCAGGGACCTGGAGATGGCCATGGCTCAGGTGGTGGCAAGAACTCTGGGGGGGGCAAAGGCTCAGGAAGTGGGAAAGGATCCGATGGTGATGGTGAACGTGGAAAATCTCTGAAGAAAAGATCCTATTTTGGCAAATTAACTCAAAGCAAGCAACAGCAAatgccaccacctccaccacctcctcctccacccccaccagcTGGAGGAACTGGTGGAAAAGGGAAGTCTGGGGGAAGATTCAGACTTTATTTTTGTGTTGACAGAGGAGCCACGAAAGAATGCAAAGaagccaaagaagtgaaagatgcAGAGATCCCAGAAGGTGCAGCTCGAGGTCCCCACAGAGCCAGAGCTTTTGATGAAGATGAGGATGACCCATACGTGCCAATGAGGCCAGGGGTGGCCACCCCTCTTGTAAGCTCCAGTGATTATATGCCAATGGCTCCTCAAAATGTCTCTGCTTCAAAAAAGCGCCACTCTCGATCCCCTTTTGAAGATTCAAGAGGGTACATGATGATGTTTCCCAGAGTGAGCCCACCACCTGCTCCGAGTCCTCCAAAAGCACCTGATACTAATAAAGAGGATGACTCAAAGGACAATGACAGTGAGAGTGACTACATGTTTATGGCTCCTGGAGCCGGTGCAATTCCAAAAAACCCCAGAAATCCTCAGGGTGGCTCTTCCTCCAAAAGTTGGAGCTCCTACTTCTCTCTACCAAACCCTTTTCGGAGCTCACCTTTGGGACAGAATGACAACAGTGAGTATGTGCCAATGTTACCTGGAAAGTTCCTGGGGAGGGGCCTAGACAAAGAAGTCTCCTATAACTGGGACCCCAAAGATGCAGCTTCAAAGCCTTCAGGTGAGGGATCATTCTCAAAGCCTGGAGATGGGGGATCACCTTCAAAGCCTTCAGATCATGAGCCCCCAAAGAATAAAGCTAAGAGACCTAACCGACTTTCTTTTATTAcaaaaggatataaaatcaaGCCAAAACCACAAAAGCCCACACATGAGCAGAGAGAAGCTGACAGCTCTAGTGACTACGTCAACATGGACTTCACTAAAAGAGAGAGCAATACACCAGCTCCCTCTACTCAAGGACTACCAGATTCGTGGGGCATAATTGCTGAACCCAGACAGTCAGccttttctaattatgtgaatgTTGAGTTTGGAGTGCCATTTCCAAATCCAGCAAACGACCTCTCAGATCTTTTAAGAGCTATACCACGTGCCAACCCCTTATCTCTGGACAGTGCTAGGTGGCcacttcctccccttcccctcagtGCTACAGGTAGCAATGCTATTGAGGAAGAGGGTGACTACATTGAAGTAATTTTCAACTCAGCAATGACACCAGCCATGGCTCTTGCTGACAGTGCCATTCGCTATGATGCTGAAACAGGTCGAATCTATGTGGTCGACCCATTTTCTGAGTGCTGTATGGATATTTCTCTCTCCCCCAGCCGATGTTCTGAACCACCACCTGTAGCTAGGCTGCTGCAGGAAGAAGAGCAGGAGAGAAGACGCCCACAAAGCCGTTCTCAAAGTTTCTTTGCAGCAGCCAGAGCCGCTGTCTCTGCTTTTCCAACAGACAGCCTCGAGAGAGACCTTTCCCCATCCTCAGCCCCGGCTGTCGCTTCGGCTGCAGAGCCGACTTTAGCCCTCAGCCAAGTTGTAGCTGCGGCCTCCGCGCTCGCCGCAGCCCCGGGCATCGGCGCAGCAGCCGCAGCTGCTGGATTTGACTCCGCCTCTGCCCGCTGGTTTCAACCTGTTGCTAATGCTGCTGATGCCGAAGCAGTAAGGGGAGCCCAAGACGTTGCCGGTGGCTCGAACCCTGGAGCCCACAACCCATCTGCAAACCTTGCCAGAGGTGATAACCAGGCTGGCGGGGCTGCCGCTGCAGCTGCCGCTCCGGAACCACCACCTCGCAGTCGCCGGGTGCCAAGACCCCCGGAGAGAGAAGATTCTGACAACGACGACGACACTCACGTGAGAATGGATTTTGCCAGACGTGATAATCAGTTCGACTCTCCCAAAAGAG GATAA